The Terracoccus luteus genome includes a region encoding these proteins:
- a CDS encoding bifunctional 3-phenylpropionate/cinnamic acid dioxygenase ferredoxin subunit, whose protein sequence is MFPACARSAIEPGEGLRIDAPETDGIPIAVFHTEDGEFFAVDDTCTHQDASLADGWLEGCEVECPLHASRFDLRTGRVDAPPAKVGIRTHEVTVTDDTVYVTMSTEAPNLPPGVRPGATAS, encoded by the coding sequence ATGTTCCCCGCCTGTGCACGCTCCGCCATCGAGCCGGGAGAGGGGCTGCGCATCGACGCCCCGGAGACGGACGGCATCCCCATCGCGGTCTTCCACACCGAGGACGGCGAGTTCTTCGCCGTCGACGACACGTGCACCCACCAGGACGCCTCGCTCGCCGACGGCTGGCTCGAGGGGTGCGAGGTCGAGTGCCCGCTGCACGCCTCCCGCTTCGACCTGCGGACCGGCCGGGTCGACGCCCCGCCGGCCAAGGTCGGCATCCGCACCCACGAGGTCACCGTCACCGACGACACCGTCTACGTGACGATGTCGACCGAGGCCCCCAACCTGCCTCCCGGGGTGCGTCCCGGCGCGACCGCCTCATGA
- a CDS encoding aromatic ring-hydroxylating oxygenase subunit alpha: MTITEPTVDPAILEHAGESISESLVRTLPGSAYSSPEVFAREQERIFERMWFCAVRSSELPKPGDFRTVQVGRESIIVSRNRKGAVRAFFNVCRHRGARVCSTDGGTGARSFQCPYHAWTYDLDGKLIAAPNLTKMPDVGREQYGLHTAHVREWLGYVWICVADEAPSFEETVMSAVRSRLGDIESIDHYSVDTLEVGKRIVYDVKANWKLIVENFMECYHCATIHPELTEVLPEFADGFAAQYFVGHGAEFGSDVKGFTVDGSEGVDRLPGVTDDQDRRYYAVTIRPNVFVNLVPDHVIFHRMIPMAPDRTIVECDWLYLPDVVASGVDLEKSVRLFDLVNQQDFDACELCQAATDSSKYADGGVLVPSEHHIAEFQAWATEAAAD; encoded by the coding sequence ATGACCATCACCGAGCCCACCGTCGACCCGGCGATCCTCGAGCACGCCGGCGAGTCGATCTCGGAGAGTCTCGTGCGCACCCTGCCGGGGAGCGCGTACTCCTCCCCCGAGGTGTTCGCCCGCGAGCAGGAGCGCATCTTCGAGCGCATGTGGTTCTGCGCGGTGCGCTCGAGCGAGCTGCCCAAGCCGGGCGACTTCAGGACGGTGCAGGTCGGCCGCGAGAGCATCATCGTCAGCCGCAACCGCAAGGGGGCGGTGCGGGCCTTCTTCAACGTGTGCCGCCACCGCGGTGCGCGGGTCTGCAGCACCGACGGCGGCACGGGTGCCCGCTCGTTCCAGTGCCCGTACCACGCGTGGACCTACGACCTCGACGGCAAGCTCATCGCCGCCCCCAACCTCACGAAGATGCCCGACGTCGGGCGCGAGCAGTACGGGCTGCACACCGCCCACGTGCGGGAGTGGCTCGGGTACGTGTGGATCTGCGTCGCCGACGAGGCGCCCTCGTTCGAGGAGACCGTCATGAGTGCGGTGCGCAGCCGGCTCGGTGACATCGAGTCGATCGACCACTACTCCGTCGACACCCTCGAGGTGGGCAAGCGGATCGTCTACGACGTCAAGGCGAACTGGAAGCTCATCGTCGAGAACTTCATGGAGTGCTACCACTGCGCGACCATCCACCCCGAGCTGACCGAGGTGCTGCCCGAGTTCGCCGACGGCTTCGCGGCGCAGTACTTCGTCGGTCACGGCGCCGAGTTCGGCTCGGACGTCAAGGGTTTCACCGTCGACGGGTCCGAGGGCGTCGACCGGCTGCCCGGCGTCACCGACGACCAGGACCGCCGCTACTACGCCGTGACGATCCGCCCCAACGTCTTCGTCAACCTCGTGCCCGACCACGTCATCTTCCACCGGATGATCCCGATGGCCCCCGACCGTACGATCGTCGAGTGCGACTGGCTCTACCTGCCCGACGTCGTCGCCTCGGGTGTCGACCTCGAGAAGTCGGTGCGCCTCTTCGACCTCGTCAACCAGCAGGACTTCGACGCGTGCGAGCTGTGCCAGGCCGCGACCGACTCGTCGAAGTACGCCGACGGTGGCGTGCTCGTGCCGAGCGAGCACCACATCGCCGAGTTCCAGGCGTGGGCCACCGAGGCGGCCGCTGACTGA
- the arsM gene encoding arsenite methyltransferase has protein sequence MSTDDELREQVRARYADAARAVAAGATNPLAVVEQAAPSDCYAPVDNASCCSPETTPQVDEAFGAGLYETSERGEVPAEALAASLGCGNPIAVAELREGERVLDLGSGGGIDVLLSARRVGPTGFAYGVDMTPEMLELAEANRARAGATNVKFLRGTIEDVPLPDGSVDVVISNCVVNLSTDKPAVLAEMFRVLTPGGRIGVSDVVAEDHLTPADRAERGSYVGCIAGALSRSEYLTGLAAVGFTHATVEYTHEAAAGMHSAIVRASKPVDSTGVTA, from the coding sequence ATGAGCACCGACGACGAGCTCCGCGAGCAGGTCAGAGCCCGCTACGCGGACGCGGCCCGGGCAGTCGCGGCCGGCGCGACGAACCCGTTGGCGGTCGTGGAGCAGGCAGCGCCGTCCGACTGTTACGCGCCCGTCGACAACGCGTCCTGCTGCTCTCCGGAGACGACCCCGCAGGTGGACGAGGCGTTCGGCGCTGGCCTCTACGAGACGTCGGAGCGAGGCGAGGTCCCGGCCGAGGCGTTGGCGGCCAGCCTGGGCTGCGGCAACCCGATCGCGGTCGCCGAGCTGCGCGAGGGCGAGCGGGTGCTCGACCTCGGCTCCGGTGGCGGCATCGACGTGCTGCTCTCAGCGAGGCGGGTCGGGCCCACCGGCTTCGCCTACGGGGTCGACATGACCCCGGAGATGCTCGAGCTGGCCGAGGCCAACCGTGCCAGGGCCGGGGCCACCAACGTGAAGTTCCTGCGCGGCACCATCGAGGACGTGCCCCTCCCGGACGGGTCGGTGGACGTCGTGATCTCCAACTGCGTGGTCAACCTGTCGACCGACAAGCCGGCCGTGCTGGCCGAGATGTTCCGCGTGCTGACCCCCGGGGGCCGGATCGGTGTCTCCGACGTCGTGGCCGAGGACCACCTGACCCCGGCCGACCGGGCCGAGCGCGGCTCCTACGTCGGCTGCATCGCCGGCGCGCTCTCCCGCAGCGAGTACCTGACCGGCCTCGCGGCGGTCGGGTTCACCCACGCGACCGTCGAGTACACCCACGAGGCCGCCGCGGGGATGCATTCCGCCATCGTGCGAGCCAGCAAGCCGGTCGACTCGACGGGGGTCACCGCGTGA
- a CDS encoding ArsR/SmtB family transcription factor, whose protein sequence is MSTAVTGEAVPGGHNGTATEAPGQACCTSVTRGLLSAPEAERLARSFKALGDPTRVRLLSLIAAADGGEACICDMTEVVGLSQPTVSHHMRLLTEAGLVTREQRGRWAYYAVVPGALDGLSASLVSATR, encoded by the coding sequence ATGAGCACTGCAGTGACCGGCGAGGCTGTCCCGGGTGGCCACAACGGCACGGCCACCGAGGCCCCAGGTCAGGCGTGCTGCACGAGCGTCACCCGCGGCCTCCTGTCGGCGCCCGAGGCGGAGCGGCTGGCCCGCTCCTTCAAGGCGCTCGGCGACCCGACGAGGGTCCGGCTCCTCTCGCTCATCGCAGCCGCCGACGGCGGTGAGGCGTGCATCTGCGACATGACCGAGGTGGTGGGCCTCTCGCAGCCCACCGTGAGCCACCACATGCGCCTGCTCACCGAGGCGGGCCTCGTCACCCGCGAGCAGCGCGGGCGGTGGGCCTACTACGCCGTCGTCCCGGGCGCCCTCGACGGTCTCAGCGCCTCACTGGTGTCGGCGACCCGGTGA
- a CDS encoding low molecular weight phosphatase family protein, with product MTHDDASDLGLAVPTVLFVCVSNAGKSQMAAALLRQLAREGQVDVEIHSAGTRPGPALNAGSAAAVAEVGADMSGGHPKAVDPGLLARADRVVVLGTSARLDPVPGMRSPGIEVWATDEPSDRGIDGPDRMRLIRDDIAARCRRLLDELARG from the coding sequence GTGACCCACGACGACGCGTCCGACCTCGGCCTCGCCGTGCCGACGGTGCTCTTCGTGTGCGTCAGCAACGCCGGCAAGTCGCAGATGGCGGCCGCCCTGCTGCGCCAGCTCGCCCGGGAGGGGCAGGTCGACGTGGAGATCCACTCCGCCGGGACCCGCCCCGGCCCCGCCCTCAACGCGGGGTCGGCCGCTGCGGTCGCCGAGGTCGGCGCCGACATGAGCGGTGGGCACCCGAAGGCCGTCGACCCGGGCCTGCTCGCCCGCGCCGACCGCGTCGTCGTGCTGGGCACCAGCGCCCGGCTCGACCCGGTCCCCGGGATGCGGTCACCCGGCATCGAGGTCTGGGCGACCGACGAGCCCTCCGACCGTGGCATCGACGGGCCCGACCGCATGCGCCTCATCCGCGACGACATCGCCGCACGCTGCCGCCGGCTGCTCGACGAGCTCGCCCGGGGGTAG
- a CDS encoding NAD(P)/FAD-dependent oxidoreductase — translation MTTAQAPTPTGPEHVVVVGASLAGLSTARALRARGFAGRLTVVGDELHRPYDRPPLSKEFLGHLHAQVELSLEAEDENLDATWRLGERAVGLTPLPGGGARVELSGGDTVEGDGVVLATGASARCTLPGVGLPGVHVLRTLDDAVALRAALHARSDDGGRVVVVGGGFIASEVAATASGLGCRVALVVPDALPLSAALGPLAASVTRLHAEHGVEVVGRARVVGVRPADAADAAGVADAAEGLVVELSTGERVPAATVVLGVGADPTTGWLRGSGVTLDPAAKGAVRCDGTGATDVPGVYAVGDCAVWFHPGLGHHHPVEHWTSAKERGAVVAAALTGADRLPPSRPPYAWSDLYGRRLQLAGYTFLADDLETGGELQDGATLDDASFTAVFRRGGETVAVVSLDQPRVFAGIRRRLADPAPVTAPAVPAVPADATVATPA, via the coding sequence ATGACGACGGCGCAGGCCCCCACGCCCACCGGCCCCGAGCACGTCGTCGTCGTCGGCGCCTCCCTCGCCGGCCTGTCGACCGCGCGGGCCCTGCGCGCCCGGGGGTTCGCCGGGCGGCTGACGGTCGTCGGCGACGAGCTGCACCGCCCGTACGACCGCCCGCCGCTGTCGAAGGAGTTCCTCGGCCACCTGCACGCGCAGGTCGAGCTCTCCCTCGAGGCCGAGGACGAGAACCTCGACGCCACGTGGCGGCTCGGCGAGCGGGCCGTCGGCCTGACCCCCCTGCCCGGCGGCGGTGCCCGCGTCGAGCTCTCGGGCGGCGACACCGTCGAGGGCGACGGCGTCGTGCTCGCCACCGGCGCGTCGGCCCGCTGCACGCTGCCCGGCGTCGGGCTGCCGGGGGTGCACGTGCTGCGCACCCTCGACGACGCCGTCGCGCTGCGGGCCGCGCTGCACGCCCGTTCCGACGACGGCGGCCGCGTCGTCGTCGTCGGTGGTGGCTTCATCGCCTCGGAGGTGGCGGCCACCGCCAGCGGGCTCGGATGCCGGGTCGCCCTCGTCGTGCCCGACGCCCTCCCCCTCTCCGCCGCCCTCGGCCCCCTCGCCGCGTCGGTCACCCGGCTGCACGCGGAGCACGGCGTCGAGGTCGTGGGCCGGGCCCGCGTCGTCGGCGTGCGACCCGCGGATGCCGCGGACGCAGCGGGGGTGGCGGACGCGGCCGAGGGCCTCGTCGTCGAGCTCTCCACCGGTGAGAGGGTGCCGGCCGCCACGGTCGTGCTCGGCGTCGGCGCCGACCCGACGACCGGCTGGCTGCGCGGCTCGGGCGTGACCCTCGACCCGGCCGCCAAGGGCGCGGTGCGCTGCGACGGCACCGGTGCCACCGACGTGCCCGGCGTCTACGCGGTCGGCGACTGCGCGGTGTGGTTCCACCCCGGCCTCGGCCACCACCACCCGGTCGAGCACTGGACCTCGGCGAAGGAACGCGGCGCCGTCGTCGCGGCCGCCCTCACCGGCGCCGACCGGCTGCCGCCCTCCCGGCCGCCGTACGCGTGGTCGGACCTGTACGGACGACGGCTGCAGCTGGCCGGCTACACCTTCCTCGCCGACGACCTCGAGACCGGAGGCGAGCTGCAGGACGGCGCGACCCTCGACGACGCCTCCTTCACCGCGGTGTTCCGTCGCGGAGGCGAGACCGTCGCCGTCGTCTCCCTCGACCAGCCCCGCGTCTTCGCCGGCATCCGTCGGCGCCTCGCGGACCCCGCGCCCGTCACCGCCCCGGCGGTCCCGGCGGTCCCGGCCGACGCGACCGTGGCCACCCCCGCCTGA
- a CDS encoding IclR family transcriptional regulator — protein MAIARSESGGGLQSVDRALQVLELLAEWELAGVSEIADEIGVHKSTAFRLLNALEARDLVEQTTERGKYRLGFGLVRLARRVNVQLDLDEQARPLTEQLAALLGESINVAVLREHFAVNVVQSRGQGSVVSHNWIGQLTPLHATSSGKVLLAHLGAAEREELLARSLDRYTPSTHTDVEALRAELDAVRQQGFAASYGELEVGLNAVAVPVRGADGDVIAALSASGPVYRLSPEHLTDKVAPLRATAAQLSRRLGYWGDEA, from the coding sequence ATGGCGATCGCCCGTTCCGAGTCCGGTGGCGGTCTCCAGTCGGTCGACCGGGCCCTCCAGGTGCTCGAGCTGCTCGCCGAGTGGGAGCTCGCCGGTGTCAGTGAGATCGCCGACGAGATCGGCGTGCACAAGTCGACCGCCTTCCGGCTGCTCAACGCCCTCGAGGCGCGCGACCTCGTCGAGCAGACGACCGAACGCGGCAAGTACCGCCTCGGCTTCGGGCTGGTTCGGCTGGCCCGTCGCGTCAACGTCCAGCTCGACCTCGACGAGCAGGCCCGGCCGCTGACCGAGCAGCTCGCAGCCCTCCTCGGGGAGTCGATCAACGTCGCCGTGCTGCGCGAGCACTTCGCCGTCAACGTCGTGCAGTCGCGCGGGCAGGGCTCGGTCGTCAGCCACAACTGGATCGGCCAGCTGACCCCGTTGCACGCGACGTCGAGCGGCAAGGTGCTGCTCGCCCACCTCGGCGCGGCCGAGCGCGAGGAGCTGCTGGCCCGCTCCCTCGACCGCTACACCCCCAGCACGCACACCGACGTCGAGGCCCTGCGCGCCGAGCTCGACGCCGTCAGACAACAGGGTTTCGCCGCCTCGTACGGTGAGCTCGAGGTCGGGCTGAACGCCGTGGCCGTGCCTGTCCGCGGGGCCGACGGCGACGTCATCGCCGCCCTCAGCGCGTCCGGGCCGGTGTACAGGCTCAGCCCCGAGCACCTCACCGACAAGGTGGCGCCGCTGCGGGCGACCGCCGCGCAGCTGAGCCGCCGCCTCGGCTACTGGGGCGACGAGGCGTAG
- a CDS encoding lipase family protein yields MGVLLLLLGLSLALKPFASLVVLLVLVAASLVVAGGGELLRRDSPGGRHRRVGAGAHLMAAVVVRAWPGATIRVIAVAVAAALLVGGAADLLAARHLTATARYDAVVGGATSVVLGVLALAWPDVSVLVVAVLFGARVAMAGARLVVAGIRGDRVPQLAARRPRAGRRGGWLRLTGSVVGAAVAVVLVVVSVALQRNVPHPDAFYDTPEDVSAATLAQPGRLLRSEPFTSAEIPSGAAAWRILYTTTRDEGRPATASGLVIAPVSAVRGQGARPATVVAWAHGTTGFATGCAPSILTGGLAAGAMTIQDLVVERGWAMVATDYVGLGTPGPHPYLIGQGEGRSGLDAVRAAHRLTTVDLAEDTVVWGHSQGGHAALWAGILAPTYAPDVRVDGVVALAPASGLPGLVDGPGEVTGGALFAGFAVSAYAATYPDVRSSDVVRPGARILVDEMAGRCLAERSVVVSALTALSLDKPVWSGDPDSGAFGRRLHENVPVGPVEAPLLVAQGTADTLVVPTAQAAYVRARCRSGYQVDYRTYEGRGHV; encoded by the coding sequence GTGGGGGTGCTGCTGCTCCTGCTCGGCCTGTCGCTGGCGCTCAAGCCCTTCGCCTCGCTGGTGGTGCTGCTCGTCCTCGTGGCAGCCTCCCTCGTCGTGGCGGGTGGCGGTGAGCTGCTCCGACGCGACTCTCCCGGCGGCCGGCACCGCCGGGTCGGCGCGGGAGCCCACCTGATGGCCGCCGTCGTGGTCCGGGCCTGGCCCGGGGCGACGATACGGGTCATCGCGGTCGCGGTGGCCGCGGCCCTGCTCGTCGGTGGGGCGGCGGACCTGCTCGCGGCGCGCCACCTCACTGCGACGGCCCGGTACGACGCCGTCGTGGGCGGCGCGACCTCTGTCGTGCTCGGCGTGCTGGCGCTCGCCTGGCCGGACGTCAGCGTGCTGGTCGTCGCGGTGCTCTTCGGTGCCCGGGTCGCGATGGCCGGTGCCCGGCTCGTCGTCGCCGGCATCCGGGGTGACCGCGTGCCGCAGCTCGCGGCCCGCCGTCCGCGTGCCGGCCGACGAGGGGGGTGGCTGCGACTGACGGGCTCGGTGGTCGGTGCCGCGGTCGCCGTCGTGCTCGTCGTCGTGTCCGTGGCCCTCCAGCGCAACGTGCCCCACCCGGACGCGTTCTACGACACACCCGAGGACGTCTCGGCCGCCACGCTCGCCCAGCCGGGACGTCTGCTGCGGAGCGAGCCGTTCACCAGCGCCGAGATCCCGTCCGGCGCCGCGGCATGGCGCATCCTCTACACCACGACCCGCGACGAGGGGCGCCCGGCGACCGCGTCCGGCCTCGTCATCGCCCCGGTCTCCGCCGTGAGAGGGCAGGGGGCCCGGCCGGCCACGGTCGTCGCGTGGGCCCACGGCACGACCGGGTTCGCGACCGGCTGCGCCCCCTCGATCCTGACCGGCGGCCTGGCCGCGGGCGCGATGACGATCCAGGACCTCGTGGTCGAGCGGGGATGGGCCATGGTGGCCACCGACTACGTCGGGCTCGGCACCCCCGGCCCCCACCCGTACCTCATCGGTCAGGGGGAGGGCCGCTCGGGCCTGGACGCGGTGCGGGCGGCTCACCGCCTCACGACCGTCGACCTGGCCGAGGACACCGTGGTGTGGGGCCACTCGCAGGGCGGGCACGCGGCGCTGTGGGCCGGCATCCTCGCTCCCACCTACGCGCCCGACGTCCGGGTGGACGGCGTGGTCGCCCTCGCCCCTGCCAGCGGCCTCCCCGGCCTCGTCGACGGCCCGGGGGAGGTGACGGGCGGGGCGCTGTTCGCCGGCTTCGCCGTCTCCGCGTACGCCGCCACCTACCCCGACGTGAGGTCGTCCGACGTCGTGCGACCGGGGGCGCGCATCCTCGTCGACGAGATGGCTGGCCGGTGCCTGGCCGAGCGGAGCGTCGTGGTCTCGGCGCTGACCGCCCTGTCGCTGGACAAGCCCGTGTGGTCGGGTGACCCGGACTCCGGTGCGTTCGGCCGTCGGCTCCACGAGAACGTTCCCGTCGGACCCGTCGAGGCGCCCCTGCTCGTCGCCCAGGGCACCGCGGACACGCTCGTCGTGCCCACCGCCCAGGCGGCGTACGTCCGGGCCCGCTGCCGGTCGGGGTACCAGGTCGACTACCGCACGTACGAAGGGCGTGGTCACGTCTAG
- the arsB gene encoding ACR3 family arsenite efflux transporter gives MGRLSRLDRWLPVWIGLAMLAGLALGRLVPGLGEGLAAVQVDGVSLPIALGLLVMMYPVLAKVRYNRLGSVTGDRRLLGSSLLLNWVLGPALMFALAWTFLPDLPAYRTGLIIVGLARCIAMVVIWNDLACGDRDAAAVLVALNSVFQVVAFAALGWFYLSVLPGWLGLQQAGLETSTWAIARSVLVFLGVPLLAGYLTRRYGERARGRDWYETTFLPRIGPWALYGLLFTIVILFALQGEAITSRPLDVVRIALPLLLYFALMWGGGFALGAHLGLGYARSSTLAFTAAGNNFELAIAVAIATYGATSGQALAGVVGPLIEVPALVGLVYVSLALRRRFTTPDEATDPRSADRKAGS, from the coding sequence ATGGGTCGGCTCTCACGGCTGGACCGCTGGCTGCCGGTCTGGATCGGGCTCGCCATGCTCGCCGGGCTGGCCCTGGGCAGGCTCGTGCCCGGTCTCGGTGAAGGGCTGGCCGCCGTGCAGGTCGACGGGGTGTCCCTGCCGATCGCCCTCGGGCTGCTCGTCATGATGTACCCGGTGCTGGCCAAGGTCCGCTACAACCGGCTCGGGTCGGTCACCGGTGACCGGCGGCTGCTGGGCTCCTCGCTCCTGCTCAACTGGGTGCTCGGGCCTGCCCTCATGTTCGCGCTGGCCTGGACGTTCCTGCCCGATCTGCCCGCCTACCGCACCGGGCTGATCATCGTCGGCCTCGCCCGCTGCATCGCCATGGTCGTCATCTGGAACGACCTGGCCTGCGGCGACCGTGACGCCGCCGCGGTGCTCGTCGCGCTCAACTCGGTCTTCCAGGTGGTCGCCTTCGCCGCCCTCGGCTGGTTCTACCTCTCCGTCCTGCCCGGCTGGCTCGGGCTGCAGCAGGCCGGGCTCGAGACCTCGACCTGGGCCATCGCGCGTTCCGTGCTCGTCTTCCTCGGTGTGCCGCTGCTCGCCGGCTACCTCACCCGCCGGTACGGCGAACGGGCCCGCGGGCGCGACTGGTACGAGACGACCTTCCTCCCCCGCATCGGTCCGTGGGCGCTGTACGGGCTGCTGTTCACCATCGTCATCCTCTTCGCCCTGCAGGGCGAGGCCATCACCTCCCGCCCGCTCGACGTCGTCCGCATCGCGCTGCCGCTGCTGCTCTACTTCGCGCTCATGTGGGGTGGTGGGTTCGCGCTCGGCGCCCATCTCGGCCTGGGCTACGCCCGCTCGAGCACCCTGGCCTTCACCGCCGCCGGCAACAACTTCGAGCTCGCCATCGCCGTCGCCATCGCCACCTACGGCGCCACCTCGGGGCAGGCCCTCGCCGGCGTCGTCGGACCCCTCATTGAGGTCCCCGCCCTCGTCGGGCTCGTCTACGTCAGCCTCGCGCTGCGCCGCCGGTTCACCACCCCTGACGAGGCCACCGACCCCCGTAGCGCCGACCGGAAGGCCGGCTCGTGA
- the purU gene encoding formyltetrahydrofolate deformylase encodes MPTDSATATLSAPLAAGPAASGRPRGVLTLTCRERPGIVQAVTSFLLEHGLDIVEHHQFDDSERETLFLRTAFAADDVLDVPTLEREFASVADGFGMTFAFHGEEKPRLLVMVSKFGHCLNDLIFRWRAGTLGGDIALVVSNHPDLRPMAEAAGLPFVHVPSTAATKAEAEARLLELVAVHDIDLVVLARYMQILSDDLCRSLEGRAINIHHSFLPGFKGAKPYHQAYARGVKLVGATAHYVTPDLDEGPIIEQEVIRVDHGHHPNRLATVGQDAECLALSRAVRWHCEHRVLLHGSSTVIFR; translated from the coding sequence GTGCCGACCGACTCCGCCACCGCCACCCTGAGCGCACCCCTGGCTGCCGGCCCCGCGGCATCCGGTCGCCCGCGGGGGGTGCTGACGCTCACGTGCCGCGAGCGCCCCGGCATCGTCCAGGCCGTCACGAGCTTCCTGCTCGAGCACGGGCTCGACATCGTCGAGCACCACCAGTTCGACGACAGCGAGCGCGAGACCCTCTTCCTGCGCACCGCCTTCGCGGCCGACGACGTGCTCGACGTGCCCACCCTTGAGCGCGAGTTCGCCTCCGTCGCAGACGGTTTCGGCATGACGTTCGCCTTCCACGGTGAGGAGAAGCCGCGGCTGCTCGTCATGGTGTCGAAGTTCGGGCACTGCCTCAACGACCTCATCTTCCGCTGGCGCGCGGGCACGCTCGGCGGCGACATCGCCCTCGTCGTCTCCAACCACCCCGACCTGCGCCCGATGGCCGAGGCGGCGGGCCTGCCCTTCGTCCACGTGCCCAGCACGGCGGCGACGAAGGCCGAGGCCGAGGCGCGGCTGCTCGAGCTCGTCGCCGTGCACGACATCGACCTCGTCGTGCTCGCCCGCTACATGCAGATCCTCTCCGACGACCTCTGCCGGTCGCTCGAGGGGCGGGCCATCAACATCCACCACTCGTTCCTGCCCGGGTTCAAGGGCGCCAAGCCCTACCACCAGGCCTACGCGCGCGGCGTCAAGCTCGTCGGCGCCACCGCGCACTACGTGACACCCGACCTCGACGAGGGCCCGATCATCGAGCAGGAGGTGATCCGCGTCGACCACGGCCACCACCCGAACCGCCTCGCCACCGTCGGCCAGGACGCCGAGTGCCTCGCCCTCTCGCGCGCCGTGCGCTGGCACTGCGAGCACCGCGTGCTGCTGCACGGCTCGAGCACCGTCATCTTCCGCTGA